The following DNA comes from Gemmatimonadaceae bacterium.
CTGCACTGCGGCGCCAACGTACTCATCCGGTCCGTAAACATTGCGGATGCGCCACGTATCGAAGACCAGGAGTCCGCTGAATACCAGGACAGTGATGCCCGCAAGCCACAGGTCCATCGCCGGATTGCGGAAGAAAAGATTCAGCAGCGACGTGCCGATCAGCACCCAGAGCCCCACCATGAAGAAGCTTCCCCACGCGCTGAAGTCGCGACGCGAGATGAACGCGTAAGCGGTGAGCGTGCCGAAGGCGCCGATCGTGAGCATCGCTGCCTGGGTGATGAGGCCCGGCTGCGTGCGCCCATACACATAAAGAATCGGCGAGATGTAGACTCCGGCTACCACAGTGAAGAGAAGCACGAAGCCGATGTTGGCCGGAAATACTTTCTGGACCATCATTGCGCCGATGAGGGGCGCGATGAAGCAGGCCAGCGATATCCACGGATGTGCGGCAACCGCTTGCAGCAGGGCGGGCTGTGACAGAGCGAAGGTCGCGCTGGCGATCGTTGCGAGAACGCCGACGAAAACGAGTGCGTACGTTCTGCGGACGAGCGTTGCGCGCTCGGCCCCTGTGCGTACGAGAACCCCCGCGGGGAATGAAACTCCCATCTGATGGCTCCGATTTTGAAATGACTGGCGCGGCTCGATTTCCGTGCGCCTCATACTACACCGAAGCACTCGGAGAGGTCTAGCTACTCGGTCTAATCCGGTTTCCGCAGAGCGGTAGTACCGTCCCGAGGAGTCCTTCCGGCAATAGCGCCCGCCTGAATCCGCTGGATCATGGCCGGCAAGTCGCTGATCTGATGGAGATACAGAGTCGGCCTGTACGGGGCGAGCTGATGCCTGGTGAATGGGCCCCACAACGCCGCAATCGTTGTCACGCCGGCGGCGTTACCGGACGCGATGTCATGCGGAGAGTCGCCCACGAATACTGCTTCGTGGGGCTCGTACCCCAGCTCGTCGAGCGCCATTCGCACCGGAAAAGGATCCGGCTTGTGGATGGCGCACGAGTCACAGCCGATGGTAGTCGTCATGTACACGTCGATGCCGGTGTGACGAAGTCCGCGCTCCATCATCTCGTTGCTCTTGCTTGTCACAACGCCGATCGGATGCCCCCAGTTGTAAAGCTGCTCCAGTGTTTCGATCACCCCGTCGTACGGCGTTGTGAGATGATCGTGGTGCTCGCGCTGATAGCTGCGGTATCGGTTCACGAGCGACGCAGCATCCTCGTCCGAATCCACGAACGGCCTCAGCTGCTCGGCCAGCGGAGTTCCAATCCCGGCGATCCATTCCTCCTCGGTGGGTGCGCGTCCTTCACGCTCCGCGAAAGTGTGTTTCACCGAGGCGAGCAGAAGTCCGATGGAGTCGATGAGCGTTCCATCGAGGTCGAACAGCACGGCATAGCGGCGGTCAGCTGTCATTCAGGCAACCTAACTGTCGAGCAATTCCGGCAGGAGTGGCGACGCCCACCACCCCCCACGATATTAGGAAGACTATGGCCACCGTCCGTCCCGCACTTCATACGAACACCCCGCGCCCGGCGTTCGCACGCCTTCTCGAGGAAACCGGCACTGTAGACCAGGTCGGAATCGAGGAGCGCGTCGCTAAGTTCGCCACGCGCAGCATCAAGAAAAAATCCAAGGTGTGGGGACTGACCACCGCCGTATCGATGGTGGATCTGACGACGCTCGAAGGGAAGGACACGCCCGGCAAGGTGCGTTCCCTGTGCCAGAAGGCGCGCCGTCCCAGCGACGACCCCGAAGTGCCGCCCGTAGCGGCGGTCTGTATCTATCCATTTCTGGTCAAGCACGCTCGCAAATGGCTGGCCGACACGCCGATAAAAGTCGCATCCGTTGCAACATCGTTTCCTTCGGGCCAGAGTCCTCTGCGGCTGCGCCTGGCCGAAGTGAAGCAGGCAGTGAGCGACGGCGCAGATGAAGTGGACATGGTGATAAACCGCGGGCTGTTCCTCGCCGGAGAATTCAATGCCGTGCAGGACGAGATCGCGGCGGTGGTCGAAGCGTGCGGCGACGCAACCCTCAAAGTCATACTCGAGGTCAGCGAGCTCGAGAGCTATGACAACATCCGCGCTGCGTCGTTCATCGCCATGCGTGTGATTCGTGAGGGCGATTTTATCAAGACGAGCACGGGTAAGGCGTCCGGTGCCGCGACGCTGGCCAATACGCAGGTCATGATCGAGGCTATTCGCGATCACTATCTCGCGACAGGCGTGGCGATCGGAATGAAGCCGGCCGGCGGCATCCGCAATGCCAAGCAGGCGCTTCACTATCTGGTCGCCGTGAAAGAGACACTTGGCGACACCTGGCTGAACTCCAGCCGGTATCGCTTTGGCGCGAGCTCGCTGCTCAACGACCTGCTGCGGCAGATCGCGAAGGAAAAAACGGGAGCATACCAGGCGCCGTACTACTTCACTGAAGCGGCGGAGAGTTACTGATGCCAACTGACAAAACCAAAACTCGCTCTCGGCTTTCCGCTGAAGCGAAACGCGGCGGAGCGACGGCTGGAAATGGCGCGGGCGGGATCCGCAGCCCGCTTATCGCCTCAGGCCGCGTTGGCTCCGTCCCTCAGCTCATCTTCGGAGATCTCTGGGAGTACGACCCCGCACCCGAGTCTGCCGATCCGAAAATCAAGCCTCGCTACGATTTGTTCATCGGCGGCAAATTCGTCGCGCCCAAGTCCGGCAGGTATTTCGACTCGATTGATCCCGCGACCGAGAAAGTTCTCTCGAGCGTACCGATGGCAAATGGGGACGACGTGGACGCGGCGTATCAGGCGGCGCAGAAAGCGTACGACTCGGTGTGGCGGAAGATGCCGGGACGCGAGCGCGGGAAGTACATCTATAGAATTGCGCGTCTGATTCAGGATCGCGCGCGCGAGTTTGCTGTTGCCGAAACGATGGACGGTGGGAAGCCGATCAAGGAGTCGCGCGACTTCGACGTCCCCATGGCGGCCGCTCATTTCTTCTATCACGCGGGATGGGCGGACAAGCTTCAGTACGCGATTCCCGGCGCCGCCGCGCACCCACTCGGCGTGGTCGGCCAGGTGATTCCGTGGAACTTCCCGCTGTTGATGCTCGCGTGGAAGATTGCGCCCGCTCTGGCGACGGGAAACTGCGTCGTGCTCAAGCCCGCCGAAACCACGTCGGTCACGGCGTTCAAGTTCGCGGAGCTTTTG
Coding sequences within:
- the deoC gene encoding deoxyribose-phosphate aldolase, translating into MATVRPALHTNTPRPAFARLLEETGTVDQVGIEERVAKFATRSIKKKSKVWGLTTAVSMVDLTTLEGKDTPGKVRSLCQKARRPSDDPEVPPVAAVCIYPFLVKHARKWLADTPIKVASVATSFPSGQSPLRLRLAEVKQAVSDGADEVDMVINRGLFLAGEFNAVQDEIAAVVEACGDATLKVILEVSELESYDNIRAASFIAMRVIREGDFIKTSTGKASGAATLANTQVMIEAIRDHYLATGVAIGMKPAGGIRNAKQALHYLVAVKETLGDTWLNSSRYRFGASSLLNDLLRQIAKEKTGAYQAPYYFTEAAESY
- a CDS encoding Bax inhibitor-1 family protein, which encodes MGVSFPAGVLVRTGAERATLVRRTYALVFVGVLATIASATFALSQPALLQAVAAHPWISLACFIAPLIGAMMVQKVFPANIGFVLLFTVVAGVYISPILYVYGRTQPGLITQAAMLTIGAFGTLTAYAFISRRDFSAWGSFFMVGLWVLIGTSLLNLFFRNPAMDLWLAGITVLVFSGLLVFDTWRIRNVYGPDEYVGAAVQIYLDLLNLFLGILRVLGGRRS
- a CDS encoding HAD-IA family hydrolase, whose amino-acid sequence is MTADRRYAVLFDLDGTLIDSIGLLLASVKHTFAEREGRAPTEEEWIAGIGTPLAEQLRPFVDSDEDAASLVNRYRSYQREHHDHLTTPYDGVIETLEQLYNWGHPIGVVTSKSNEMMERGLRHTGIDVYMTTTIGCDSCAIHKPDPFPVRMALDELGYEPHEAVFVGDSPHDIASGNAAGVTTIAALWGPFTRHQLAPYRPTLYLHQISDLPAMIQRIQAGAIAGRTPRDGTTALRKPD